A region from the Arachis ipaensis cultivar K30076 chromosome B01, Araip1.1, whole genome shotgun sequence genome encodes:
- the LOC107636312 gene encoding transcription factor LHW-like isoform X3, which produces MGFLLKEALKTLCGRNQWSYAVFWKIGCNNSKLLIWEECYYEPLPCSFPQPNFGNGEGSWFSSESHSSQMGIQEEDRVCSLINKMTVNNSVNITGEGIIGRAAFTGNHQWILFNNFSRDAYPPEVYAEMHHQLSAGMQTVAVIPVLPHGVVQLGSFLPIMENIGFVNDVKSLILQLGCIPGALLSEDYSENPSIGRALGGLPVSVEPPAIPSHCVPSVSNGSNEQSNPSHVSRPTVQTLSYKGRNE; this is translated from the exons ATGGGGTTTTTGCTGAAAGAAGCTTTAAAGACTCTGTGCGGTCGGAATCAGTGGTCTTATGCTGTGTTCTGGAAGATCGGATGCAACAATTCAAA ACTATTGATCTGGGAAGAATGTTATTATGAACCATTGCCATGTTCTTTCCCTCAACCAAATTTTGGGAATGGAGAAGGAAGCTGGTTTTCTTCTGAGTCTCACTCATCTCAGATGGGGATCCAAGAGGAGGATAGAGTTTGTTCTTTGATTAACAAAATGACAGTGAATAATTCAGTCAATATCACAGGTGAAGG AATAATTGGACGCGCTGCATTTACTGGCAACCATCAGTGGATTCTTTTCAACAATTTCAGTAGAGATGCATATCCACCTGAG GTATATGCTGAGATGCATCACCAACTTTCAGCTGGAATGCAG ACTGTTGCAGTGATTCCTGTGCTTCCCCATGGGGTTGTTCAACTTGGATCTTTCTTGCCA ATAATGGAGAATATTGGGTTTGTAAATGATGTGAAGAGCTTGATCTTGCAACTTGGATGCATTCCCGGTGCCCTTCTATCGGAAGATTATTCAGAAAATCCTTCCATTGGAAGAGCACTAGGTGGCTTGCCTGTCTCTGTCGAACCACCTGCAATTCCCTCACATTGCGTTCCATCAGTATCTAATGGCTCAAATGAGCAAAGTAACCCATCTCATGTTTCAAGGCCAACTGTTCAAACACTTTCCTATAAGGGGAGAAATGAATAA
- the LOC107636312 gene encoding pentatricopeptide repeat-containing protein At3g49170, chloroplastic-like isoform X1: protein MFLAFHIFHNTMECVHGFTISCIPESSNAMNAIALGTKPTKHVLCATLSSCAKTLNWPLGIQIHAHIIRSGYEDNLFLSSALVDFYAKCDSILEAKKVFTSMKVHDKVSWTSLISGFSINGQGKDAFLLFKDMLGTQIKPNSFTFASVIGSCVRQNGGLEKCSILHAHVVKRGFCAMNFVLCSLVDCYAKLECVDDAALVFDESNERDSIVYNSMISGYCQNLYYDDALKLFVEMRQRNLGVTDHTLCSVLNACSGIAILLQGRQVHSVVVKMGSEQNVFVVSALIDMYSKGGDIGEARAVLDQASNKNSVLWTSMIMAYAHCGRGLEALELFDHLLVEKEFIPDHVCFTAILTACNHAGFLHKGVEYFNKMSIDYQLSPDIDQYACLIDLYARNGNLRRARDLMVEMPYDPNTVIWSSFLNSCKIHGDVELGREAADQLIKMEPCNAAPYLSLAQIYAKKGLWNKVAEVRSLMQRRRIRKPAGWSWIEVDKKLHVFAVDDVTHQQSIEIYAELEKIYLGIIEVPTCIS, encoded by the exons atgttccttgcATTCCATATCTTCCATAACACCATG GAGTGTGTTCATGGATTCACAATCTCTTGCATACCAGAGTcatcaaatgcaatgaatgcaaTAGCATTAGGAACAAAACCAACGAAGCATGTTCTTTGTGCCACACTTAGTTCTTGCGCAAAAACCCTTAATTGGCCTCTAGGTATACAAATCCATGCTCATATCATTCGATCCGGGTATGAGGATAATTTGTTCCTTAGCAGTGCACTCGTTGATTTCTATGCAAAATGTGATTCCATTTTGGAGGCAAAGAAGGTATTCACATCCATGAAGGTGCACGATAAGGTGTCCTGGACTTCACTCATTTCAGGGTTCTCAATAAATGGACAAGGAAAAGATGCATTCTTGTTGTTCAAGGATATGTTGGGTACCCAAATTAAGCCTAATTCTTTTACCTTTGCCAGTGTTATCGGTTCTTGTGTGAGGCAAAATGGCGGCCTTGAAAAATGTTCAATTCTTCATGCACATGTTGTGAAACGAGGATTTTGTGCCATGAATTTTGTGTTGTGCTCATTGGTTGATTGTTATGCAAAATTGGAGTGTGTTGATGATGCTGCTTTAGTGTTTGATGAAAGTAATGAAAGGGATAGTATTGTGTATAATTCAATGATCTCTGGTTATTGTCAAAACTTGTACTATGATGACGCGCTGAAACTATTTGTGGAAATGCGGCAGAGGAATTTGGGTGTTACTGATCACACTTTATGTTCTGTATTAAATGCTTGCAGTGGCATTGCAATACTTCTTCAAGGAAGACAAGTGCACTCTGTTGTTGTTAAGATGGGTTCAGAGCAGAATGTGTTCGTGGTCAGTGCTTTGATTGATATGTATTCAAAGGGCGGTGACATTGGTGAGGCTCGAGCTGTGTTGGACCAGGCTTCTAACAAAAATAGTGTGTTGTGGACATCTATGATCATGGCTTATGCTCACTGCGGTAGAGGTTTGGAGGCTCTGGAGCTTTTTGATCATTTACTGGTGGAGAAAGAGTTCATTCCTGATCATGTGTGCTTTACAGCAATCTTAACAGCTTGCAATCACGCTGGATTTCTTCACAAAGGGGTGGAGTACTTCAACAAAATGAGCATAGATTACCAGTTATCTCCTGATATAGACCAATATGCTTGCTTGATTGATCTGTATGCTAGAAATGGAAATCTTAGGAGGGCAAGAGATTTAATGGTAGAAATGCCTTATGATCCAAATACTGTAATCTGGAGTTCCTTCTTGAATTCTTGCAAGATTCATGGAGATGTAGAGCTTGGAAGGGAGGCTGCGGATCAGCTCATTAAGATGGAACCATGTAATGCAGCACCATATTTATCACTAGCACAAATCTATGCAAAAAAAGGTTTATGGAACAAAGTGGCTGAAGTCAGAAGCCTTATGCAAAGAAGGAGAATAAGAAAACCTGCAGGATGGAGTTGGATAGAGGTAGATAAGAAGCTTCATGTCTTTGCAGTTGATGATGTAACTCATCAACAATCAATTGAGATCTATGCGGAGTTGGAAAAGATTTATCTGGGAATTATAGAAGTGCCAACTTGTATATCATAG
- the LOC107636312 gene encoding pentatricopeptide repeat-containing protein At3g49170, chloroplastic-like isoform X2 → MNAIALGTKPTKHVLCATLSSCAKTLNWPLGIQIHAHIIRSGYEDNLFLSSALVDFYAKCDSILEAKKVFTSMKVHDKVSWTSLISGFSINGQGKDAFLLFKDMLGTQIKPNSFTFASVIGSCVRQNGGLEKCSILHAHVVKRGFCAMNFVLCSLVDCYAKLECVDDAALVFDESNERDSIVYNSMISGYCQNLYYDDALKLFVEMRQRNLGVTDHTLCSVLNACSGIAILLQGRQVHSVVVKMGSEQNVFVVSALIDMYSKGGDIGEARAVLDQASNKNSVLWTSMIMAYAHCGRGLEALELFDHLLVEKEFIPDHVCFTAILTACNHAGFLHKGVEYFNKMSIDYQLSPDIDQYACLIDLYARNGNLRRARDLMVEMPYDPNTVIWSSFLNSCKIHGDVELGREAADQLIKMEPCNAAPYLSLAQIYAKKGLWNKVAEVRSLMQRRRIRKPAGWSWIEVDKKLHVFAVDDVTHQQSIEIYAELEKIYLGIIEVPTCIS, encoded by the coding sequence atgaatgcaaTAGCATTAGGAACAAAACCAACGAAGCATGTTCTTTGTGCCACACTTAGTTCTTGCGCAAAAACCCTTAATTGGCCTCTAGGTATACAAATCCATGCTCATATCATTCGATCCGGGTATGAGGATAATTTGTTCCTTAGCAGTGCACTCGTTGATTTCTATGCAAAATGTGATTCCATTTTGGAGGCAAAGAAGGTATTCACATCCATGAAGGTGCACGATAAGGTGTCCTGGACTTCACTCATTTCAGGGTTCTCAATAAATGGACAAGGAAAAGATGCATTCTTGTTGTTCAAGGATATGTTGGGTACCCAAATTAAGCCTAATTCTTTTACCTTTGCCAGTGTTATCGGTTCTTGTGTGAGGCAAAATGGCGGCCTTGAAAAATGTTCAATTCTTCATGCACATGTTGTGAAACGAGGATTTTGTGCCATGAATTTTGTGTTGTGCTCATTGGTTGATTGTTATGCAAAATTGGAGTGTGTTGATGATGCTGCTTTAGTGTTTGATGAAAGTAATGAAAGGGATAGTATTGTGTATAATTCAATGATCTCTGGTTATTGTCAAAACTTGTACTATGATGACGCGCTGAAACTATTTGTGGAAATGCGGCAGAGGAATTTGGGTGTTACTGATCACACTTTATGTTCTGTATTAAATGCTTGCAGTGGCATTGCAATACTTCTTCAAGGAAGACAAGTGCACTCTGTTGTTGTTAAGATGGGTTCAGAGCAGAATGTGTTCGTGGTCAGTGCTTTGATTGATATGTATTCAAAGGGCGGTGACATTGGTGAGGCTCGAGCTGTGTTGGACCAGGCTTCTAACAAAAATAGTGTGTTGTGGACATCTATGATCATGGCTTATGCTCACTGCGGTAGAGGTTTGGAGGCTCTGGAGCTTTTTGATCATTTACTGGTGGAGAAAGAGTTCATTCCTGATCATGTGTGCTTTACAGCAATCTTAACAGCTTGCAATCACGCTGGATTTCTTCACAAAGGGGTGGAGTACTTCAACAAAATGAGCATAGATTACCAGTTATCTCCTGATATAGACCAATATGCTTGCTTGATTGATCTGTATGCTAGAAATGGAAATCTTAGGAGGGCAAGAGATTTAATGGTAGAAATGCCTTATGATCCAAATACTGTAATCTGGAGTTCCTTCTTGAATTCTTGCAAGATTCATGGAGATGTAGAGCTTGGAAGGGAGGCTGCGGATCAGCTCATTAAGATGGAACCATGTAATGCAGCACCATATTTATCACTAGCACAAATCTATGCAAAAAAAGGTTTATGGAACAAAGTGGCTGAAGTCAGAAGCCTTATGCAAAGAAGGAGAATAAGAAAACCTGCAGGATGGAGTTGGATAGAGGTAGATAAGAAGCTTCATGTCTTTGCAGTTGATGATGTAACTCATCAACAATCAATTGAGATCTATGCGGAGTTGGAAAAGATTTATCTGGGAATTATAGAAGTGCCAACTTGTATATCATAG